The following DNA comes from Erigeron canadensis isolate Cc75 chromosome 3, C_canadensis_v1, whole genome shotgun sequence.
ATAATTTAGCTAGTAATGGTATGTTCACGGGAGCTAAACTTAACCAGGTCACGATCTCACATTTATTCTATGCCGATGATGTCATTGTGTTGGCGAATGGTCTGAGAAAAATTTGAATAATATGTCGAATGCTTTAGGATTCTTTTATGGTGTCTCGGGtcataaaattaattttcaaaaatcatctATCATTGGTGTCGGGGTGTGTCAAGAGGAGATTGGTCGTCTTGCTTACTTTATTGGGTGCAAAGCTCAAAATCTGCCATTTAAATATCTTGGTATCCCCATTGGTGGTAGTGCTAAAAGAGTTTCTTTCTGGGAGCCTGTCTTtaataagtttaaaaaacaCTTTTCGGGTTGGAAAGCGATCCTTTTCTCTATAGGTGGGACATTGACACTAATCAAATCTGTGCTTGGCTCTTTAGGAAATTATTTTCTCTCCATTTATCGTATGCCTAAATCTGTTGTTAAGACATTGGAATCCTTGAGGTGTTCTGTCTTTTGGGGAGGCTCGTTGAACATAAGGAAAATTCACTGGATAAATTGGAATACGGCATTGGCAAGTAAAAAAGTTGGTGGGCTAGGAATTGGCAGCTTAAATGTTTTGAATTTCTCTCTTTTGTATAAGTGGAGATGGCGGGGTATAAATTACCGAGACAGCTTATGGGCACAAGTCATTCTGGATATTCATGGAAAGGAATGTTTTTATAATATGTCTGCAAAATCAAATGGTAATTGGAATAATATTGTGGCAGCTAATAAACATGTTCATACAATGTATTCGCTTCCAATTGATGTGATCAATCATTTCTGTCGAGATTTCCAAGACTTTTTGCTATTGAACTAACCAAGGAATGTTTGGTTACTATTAGACATTCAAGTGCTGGTTGTGTTTGGAATTGGCGTAGGGGTATTAGATCAGGGAGCGTACAGGAACAACTTCATAGCATGGTTGGCCTGTTGCCTAGAGATCTCGACAATAGTGACGATAGATGGAGAATTTCGATGGTAAGTCTCATTTTCTTGTTGCATCCATTCGTAAATTCATTGATAATAAATCTCTCCCCATTAATGATTTTCATACTACTTGGAACAATTGTGTCCcaaaaaagattaatcattttgtaTGGCGTCTTCTTCGCAATGGCATCCCCACGAATGTGAATCTTTTTGGGAAGGGCGTGGATATCTCCACTGTTCGCTGTAATCTTTGTGATAGTGGTATTGATGATACTAGTCATTTATTTCGACATTGCCCGTTTACATGTGATCCTAGATCTAAAATCAACCCGTGGGTGCATCATAATATTCCTGATGAGGATCCTAAGGACAAATTGAATTGGTACAAGGGTCTTCATCTTACTAATTTCCAACGTCAGGTGCTTGAAGCTATTATGCTTATGTGGTGGTGGCATAtatggaaagaaagaaacaatgGTTTTCACAACGGTCATCATACTAGTGTCGACGACACTTTTACTTCTATTGTTTCTTTATCCTTTTTGTGGGTTTCTAACCGTGACTGGAGCATTCTTTTGATTGGAATGAATGGAAAGTGAATCCTTTAAATAATGGATGAGGTTGTTCACTGGAGACTTTTGgctcttttgtttcttttattgcACATGGTGGTATGCTTGAGATTGGTACTGCTTGATGGTTTCTTGGCTCTTTGGTATATATTTGGACATTCGGGTGGGCTGAAGATCTTGGTCAAAAGGGTGAGGTCGCATGGTTGTTTTTATTCTTTGATATTGTATTTCAGCATGTATATTATGATTGTGACGTGTCCCAGAAGCATGGTTGGGATTACACCAcgaagtgaaaaccggtggTTGTGCCTTCGTCGGTTGGGAGTTTTTCTCGTGTACGTCTTGGGCCCGAGTTTTGTCACTCCTTTTGTAATCCTCGCAGTTAATGTCTCAAGAAGAGTCTAGATCTGTTGTTATTTCGATTGTTGATATCTCTAGATTGTTTGTGTAATTGTACTTTCGCGCAACTAGCGCCTCACTCGCTAGGTtgtcttcatatatatatatataattttttgcccttcaaaaaaaaaaagaaatgccTAGCATGTAGAGCAACTTAGATGCACCAACTTGGAATCGATGGGAATTTTACTTTGCTCTTGATTTTACTCATTACTGATCTGGAAAAGGGTCTGCTCTAGTTCATGAGATAGTCATATTCTTTTAGTTTATGCAATTAGGTTCAAGAAAATCCTTCCTTTTTATCACATACTTCCCCAATATTgagtcttttcaaattttgacaACAGTTTAAAAACACTGCTGTAATTTTAAAGAAACCCTTTAGGCGATCTATAAGAATGGCTACATTTATGCAGAGGTAAGAAGGATCCTTTGTGGTGGTTGAAATTATTGccatttttaagttatttaaaGCTTTAtacaagaaaaatattttgtacAAAGAAGAATTACAGTAGTTTTGGTTTTACATGAGAATTGAAGATCATAAAACACAACAGATTTCGTGCTTCTTTCTTAATCATGCCAAGATCAAATGCAGAATATCACCATTGAATTTGAAAGATTTCTCAGTTTCTTCAAGACAATGATTCTTCTCGTCTCTAGTCCAGTTCTGATCACAACAAATGTATTAAATCATAGTTAAAACACACCATTGTCTTAAAAGGTCAAACTTAGTTTTTTTATTCAGCTTCAAAATCATAGTTTTATCTTTTCACGAATTTAATATCTATGTTACCTCAGCGACCCTGTTCAGTTTCTCCCTAACATTGTGCAATAGATGCGGAAGATCACTATCCCATTTGTAGAACTCCAGCTCTTTGCCATTTAAGATCTTTGCAGCCACCTATACCAAATTAGAAAAATATCAGGCTAATGTTATATACGATGCTTGACTTTAATTTTGCACTTCTGCTAACCATTTCCCTCGAGATTTATTCTAAGTGTAATCTAACCTTTTTTCCGATCATCTGACCACCTGCAGTGTGTGCAAAGTATGTGTTGTAAAAGTGGCAGATAAACGCGTGTGGGTCGGTTTTTGACAATCCTTCAATATAAAGTGAGTAGTCGAGCCCAGGTGATAACGGTTCAGGAATAGAATGACCTTCTTCTTTGAACCATTCCAAATCTTTCAACAAATTTACTGTCCGTTCAAGCCCTGTATTCTTAAACTCGGCATCTGCAAAACAAAGATTACCAAGAAACAGCACAAGCATATTATAGAGATCCCTAGAAGCTcagtttttctttaaaataacatattgtATATGAACATTAGATATTTATGACATAAATATCAGAAATCCCAAAAGTATTTAAAAGAAGCTAAAACAATTCATATTTTCTTGTATATAAGACTAGTGTTTTCATATGATCACCCAGGAAAATTTGTTGATGATTTAATCATTCAATATAGTTCTTTTGCCAAAAGACTATATATTTCCATGATCTTGAACTATAGAAAGAAGTTATAACTACCATAATGATCGTATTTTAATCCTAACGAGACAAAGTACCCGCACATTGCaatggtgagatggtgggggtgataggtcatagagtatgatagataATAGGAGGTGATAGTTATAGAGGGTGATAACCAAATGTATTAGCCGtccgggctccgccctcgaatttaaaaattcgtcgatatatcgaatgacatatctaaagaaagagcatgaaattttaactaatactcatatattttttttataatttatcgatatatagcttttgaaataaaagattttaaataaattagaaggataaaatgatttatggagaagagagaaaaataaatggttgagatttggggagagaggaaaaaaatgagtggttgagggtttttttaaaggtattatatgaatgttgaatattgaatgttgaaaagttgaaagttaaaaagtgaATTTGTTGtataaaaagtaagtaagtaactgctcagtgccgccttccgcgggttttgagccccaatacctcgacggtgtatgggggaggttaagatgtaggcagaccttacctctaccaaagtagagaggctgcttccaatttctacctaaatggtagaaaaggccctccaacctttgctttataatatagtatatagataGATTAATAACCAAGAAAGCTAGATTAATAACCAAGAAAGCGGAGTTAGAATTTTAACAAATGATTGGAACTCTAAAAACAAGTTATAACAGCTATAATACATCATAAGGCCTTGGCCAACGGCTCTTCGTGAGCCTCTTCCTCAACCGTGTTGACGAGGACACCATTGGCAACAAGCTCTTCCAAGGGCTTTTCCTCAAAGCCCTTCGTTGGAAGGAATTATGAGGACGAGGAGAGGTGGGTCCAATTTtgtataaattatatgtatgtgtgtgtggcttttatatagattatattatatatatttgaggaAGAGGTGAGAAGAGGTATGGTTGGTAGTGAGTGAAGAAAATGTGATTTAGGAAAGGGAAAAACTGATGTGGCTGTGAGGAAGGGGGAGGAAAGTGTCGAGAGTTGGTTGTGGCCTGATACAATTCTAAAACTTCTTAGGCAGGCGTGTTCAAGCAATTAAAGTTAATACAAATCAAAGTGGATCAAATGCTACTTGCTCTACCAATTGCATAAATACTTGTTATCTTTGTGTGTAAAATTATGAAAGGAAACTCACATTCAGGGAAATCAGCCTTATCAACAATCTTGTCAAAAGTATCATAAACAAGCTTACTATCCACCAAGAACTTTAAGTAACCATCAATATTTGGCTCCCATTTAGGCCATGGTTTTCCTTGTGTTTCTTTTTCTCCTCCTTTAGATTGATCTTTACCATGTAGTTTCATAGCAACTGACCTCATCTCATCAACAAACCCACCAGTAGACTTCTTCTTAGACCTCTCCTCTTCCACGGACACCGTCGTTGCTACCACGGTCACTACCATTTTTTCCCCGACTctacaaacaaaacaaagaaactACGATTCAATATTTGATCTGGGTTTTCTCGAAAACAGAAAAAGATTTTATCTTTAAGTTGAATTTGAGATGGATATATTGTTTAAAGATTAGTTACAATTGGAGGgttttttgtgtgtttgttaCGTATCATATGGTTAAAGAAATAGGTGTGGAACTTATTATTAAAGACAACGTTTGAGTGTAAAATTGTATTATTCAAATATGACGACACAACTAGAGTCTATATAGAAAGAGAAATGATAATTGTACCGctatatttgattaatttattataatgtatatttttttagtatattgTATAAgtcagtaatatatatatatatatatgatacatgtatggtacaaatatcattacCTATATAAAATGGGTGTTGATTGGTTTGTGAATAGTTTGCATTAATAAATTGTAACGTTGAAGTTAAAGATAGTGACTTTATGATTAAATAATAACATAGTGATCCACTTTTGGATATGGCATTATTGTTGTCAATTGGGTTTGTTTTGAtgtgttatatattttataaaatttgcaCTGAAACAAATATGGTATCTTGTAGAATTTATTGGAAAGTGTCTAGGAGTGATGTATGGATGGGGTTTTGATTGTAAAGATTTTATGAGTATTTGGATGTGCATTTTCTCGTCATGTATTGGCCCTTTATCTGTGACTCAACTACTATTCTGGTAACTTGAACAAACTTATTGCAGCAACCGTCACTACAAAATCCTTTTCATACATATTTGTACACTGTGGACTTGATGGTTAACAGTGTACTTTTGTTTTATTCACTTATTGCAGCGAGGAACTGTTAACCATCAAGTCCACAGTGCACGGGATTTCTATATATGTAAACGCTTCGCTCGCAGTGTCATTTTCATACTTTGTTTTCGCATTTATTTCACACATTCCTTTTACGTTTTCATcaggtatgtatatatatatatatatatatatatgtttattaaattttcaatatatataataggtgtatatatgtatgttttatttaatttttcatacTATTTTTGctttcaagtatatgtatatatgtttaaatatagtaggtatatatatatatatatacgagcatggtacccacgcaatgcggcggcggtagtGTAGAAGACGATCTAGTAGTGGCGGTAATGGTACTGTTGGTAGTGGTGACGGTGTCAAGTGgtataggttgatgtaattgtgatagtgaaaagttttagaagataagggcttaacgtgtcaagtattaaaataaagggtttatggtgtaaattaattcatgggcaaagttggtaatttataaaactctttccatagtgggtttttattaaggggcaatttggtaatttcgcatgtgacatatgagtaactatttttattttgaggGGGTGCATAATCTTTAAtatggagtatatatatatatagtagttataatacccgtatgatgtacggattgtttaaatatatgtttacatataGAATTATAGTTATTGGTTATCTACCATGAACCAAAATAAAAGGCACAGATGGATATCTACCATGAaccaaaataatatttaaataataaagattCTAAATAATACTTTGGGAAAAGTTGGTTGTCAAATATGTTAGCCGTAGTAAACTTAGAGgttttaaaatgatgatattttaaattttttaaagatgttaGTGTAGACAAATTACTACATCAAGTTATTTTTACCGCCGCTCCCTTTTAAGCCCCATGTTATCCTCCACCATGGTTTACGCGAGTCTTCATTACCACTATCACCGCCATGGTAAGTAGTCATTtatactgcaaaatacaaatcatattataaaaatatatataacaaaattatcacataTTTTATTCAATGTAACAAAATGATCAAGTTTAAGAAAAGATCCAAAATTAgcacatataacaaaattatcacatatacatataacaaaatgaTCAAGGTTAAGAAAGATCCAAAATTATCACATATTTTATTCAatgtaacttatttttttatattacttgtatatatatcttttcaattatattctttgtatatactttttatGCAAATGTTTATTCAactttataataaattttagaACTtcgtttatacaatatatattgacttttatatttttaattttattcttattctttttacttatatatttacttGTGTTTTATACTAATATAGTTTACTTATATGTTTTTTACGTAATgtttaatattctttttatactaATATACTTTACTTATATCTATGTTttcatattaactttttaagtaaactttttatacgtcatattttttaacttaatttttatatatagttttatctatatttttgttaaactaattttttatacgttttaagtagtttattttaataaaaaattttaaataattatggCTATTTagttctatacatatatttttaacataatcttggctatttattttaattaattttttaacaatttttttctacgtaatttttcatctaacaatatattctaacaaataactaaaagacCTAACACTAATCATTAAATATTCTAATAAATATTCTtacaaatcactaacaaaacaaattagtggGCTCCTAACAAATTACTAAACATTGTAATATAAATCACTAATTTATCAACAAAACTAaactaacaaacctattaaaatcctaaaGTAAACTATtaatcctaacaaaactaatatgtatacaaaaactatactaacataccaatataatcaattaactatcaaaaacacataataaCAATCAAAAAGCGGAAAATACATACCAGAATTTGTGATGGCCGGAAAATTTGGGGGAGGAGACCCGGAAAATCAAACGGCGGCCGAAAAATAGTGGGCTCCTAAAAGTCCAGATGTCGCTGCTAATACTTCGCTGTAAAAGGGGCCGGATGGTCGGAAAATACTACCCACGGCAGTGGTGGCTGGCGGTGGTGGCTGACGGGGGTGATGATCCCGAAGTTTCGTGGTGGCCGGATTGTTAGAATAAGGGGACTGGATTGTTAAAATATGAGGTGTTTTGGTAGTGTCGTGGTGGCCGGATTCTTAGTAGCCAAAGTGGCTGGATTCATTTTTTAAATCTAAGATTAAAATGATGGAATGGATGGGTGGATAGCTTTTATTCTGAAAACGAGTCCCACTTCAtttattgcagcgaccctcgctgcaatatCTGCATTTAAACCGGTCAAACCAATAGAGGCGTCGGTAGTGGAAAGCTGACGCGGCTATAGTTTTTGCAGTGACCCTCGTTGTAAAAACTGGGTGGTCAAAATACTAAATAAGGAGGTCGTGATACGGAGAGCgtttatttatcatatatacataacGAAACTAGGTTGCATTTACTGCTTATTTCTGTAGTTTAGAAATAATAtgcattattatttaaaaaaaatatatacacataacaagAGTAAAGATATCAAAACTGAAACCAACTATTTTACTCAAGTTAAGGGGCAAGGAATACATCTCGGGTACGCTATCAGTTTGGCTACACCATTTCAAGCCTTCG
Coding sequences within:
- the LOC122591616 gene encoding uncharacterized protein LOC122591616, coding for MSNALGFFYGVSGHKINFQKSSIIGVGVCQEEIGRLAYFIGCKAQNLPFKYLGIPIGGSAKRVSFWEPVFNKFKKHFSGWKAILFSIGGTLTLIKSVLGSLGNYFLSIYRMPKSVVKTLESLRCSVFWGGSLNIRKIHWINWNTALASKKVGGLGIGSLNVLNFSLLYKWRWRGINYRDSLWAQVILDIHGKECFYNMSAKSNGNWNNIVAANKHVHTMGIRSGSVQEQLHSMVGLLPRDLDNSDDRWRISMINHFVWRLLRNGIPTNVNLFGKGVDISTVRCNLCDSGIDDTSHLFRHCPFTCDPRSKINPWVHHNIPDEDPKDKLNWYKGLHLTNFQRQVLEAIMLMWWWHIWKERNNGFHNGHHTSVDDTFTSIVSLSFLWVSNRDWSILLIGMNGK
- the LOC122593299 gene encoding heme oxygenase 1, chloroplastic-like, which codes for MVVTVVATTVSVEEERSKKKSTGGFVDEMRSVAMKLHGKDQSKGGEKETQGKPWPKWEPNIDGYLKFLVDSKLVYDTFDKIVDKADFPEYAEFKNTGLERTVNLLKDLEWFKEEGHSIPEPLSPGLDYSLYIEGLSKTDPHAFICHFYNTYFAHTAGGQMIGKKVAAKILNGKELEFYKWDSDLPHLLHNVREKLNRVAENWTRDEKNHCLEETEKSFKFNGDILHLILA